Proteins found in one Hyalangium minutum genomic segment:
- a CDS encoding SAM-dependent methyltransferase, protein MVGTPIAMGKPYRPKDHYFQKAKQEGLRARSAFKVDEILKRFPIVRKGTTVLDLGAAPGGFLQILADSVGPSGRVVGVDIVAIRPFTQKHVTTAVLDVLAEDFDAKLRALHDGPYDAVISDMAPKTSGIKATDEARSLRLAGKAMEVAVSRGRPGSSFVAKLFMGGDFEEFRGQVRAHYEDVKVVRPEATRGASMEVYLVGLRLKAAAP, encoded by the coding sequence ATGGTAGGGACGCCGATCGCCATGGGCAAGCCCTACCGGCCGAAAGACCATTATTTCCAGAAAGCCAAGCAAGAGGGGCTCCGCGCCCGCTCGGCCTTCAAGGTGGACGAGATCCTCAAGCGTTTTCCCATTGTGAGGAAAGGTACGACGGTTCTCGATCTCGGGGCAGCCCCGGGCGGCTTCCTGCAGATCCTGGCCGACAGCGTGGGGCCGTCGGGGCGCGTGGTGGGCGTGGACATTGTCGCCATCCGGCCGTTCACGCAGAAGCACGTGACGACGGCGGTGCTGGACGTGCTGGCGGAGGACTTCGACGCGAAGCTGCGCGCCCTGCACGACGGGCCGTATGACGCAGTCATCTCGGACATGGCCCCGAAGACGAGCGGCATCAAGGCCACGGACGAGGCCCGCAGCCTGCGGCTGGCCGGCAAGGCGATGGAGGTGGCCGTGAGCCGGGGACGGCCCGGCTCGAGCTTCGTGGCCAAGCTCTTCATGGGCGGAGACTTCGAGGAGTTCCGCGGCCAGGTGCGGGCGCACTACGAGGACGTGAAGGTGGTGCGCCCGGAGGCCACGCGTGGCGCGAGCATGGAGGTGTACCTGGTCGGGTTGCGCCTCAAGGCCGCTGCGCCTTGA
- a CDS encoding Uma2 family endonuclease gives MPDLAGWRRHRMPVYPRTAAFTLPPDWVCEVLSSSTQVLDREVKLPVYAQEGVGHVWLVNPDSRTLEIYRLDEGRYVQLALHRDGALVQAEPFEALGLDLALLWT, from the coding sequence GTGCCGGACTTGGCGGGGTGGAGGCGTCATCGGATGCCGGTGTACCCGCGAACCGCTGCTTTCACTCTGCCCCCCGACTGGGTCTGTGAGGTGCTCTCGTCCTCGACGCAGGTTCTGGATCGTGAGGTCAAGCTTCCTGTGTATGCGCAGGAGGGCGTGGGCCATGTGTGGCTCGTGAATCCGGACTCACGCACGTTGGAGATCTACCGGCTCGATGAGGGGCGCTACGTCCAGCTTGCACTCCATCGGGACGGGGCACTCGTACAGGCGGAGCCGTTCGAAGCGCTGGGGCTGGACCTGGCTCTTCTCTGGACGTAG
- a CDS encoding RCC1 repeat-containing protein, translating to MSRGAISRSLPHTAFAVILAALSGCADFEQAGESFCQQNLSRCGRATEPEPSSNETIPDAGEPSSSDSGPGTPNAGGSDAGVMDSGVPDVAAPDSGTPDAGRPDAGTSQDAGLPDAGPPPNTPPTITVSSQSASQVAAHGTVTFSVVAQDNESSSLQFSWSASTGAFGSPQSTSNSSIVTWSAGGCAAGGTVTITVKVSDAQADFSTKAFSVSMARCLPTSIASGSRHSIALLADGTVWAWGDNTAGQLGDGTSTLRYIPSQVSGLSGITALAAGGYHSLALRNDGTVWAWGENSYGQLGDGTTTDRLTPVQVPGLSGITTLAAGIYHSLALRNDGTVWAWGYNSVGQLGDGTTTNRLTPVQVPGLSGTTTLNAGGAHSLALRNDGTVWAWGYNGYGQLGAGTTTDRLTPLQIPGLLGITALATGISHSLALSNNGTVWAWGFNLYGQLGDGTTTNRLTPVQVPGLSGTTTLNAGGSHSLALRNDGTVWAWGYNNYGQVGDGSTINRRTPVQVSGLTGITVMAAAESHTLALRNDGTVWAWGHNGYGKLGDGTSAERLTAVRVLGISGITALAARGYHTLALRNDGTVWAWGYNNYGQVGDGTTTNRPTPFQLSGLSGITALAAGESHSLALRNDGTVWAWGYNVAGQLGDGTTTNRLTPFQVPGLSGITALAAGDFHSLALRNDGTVWAWGSNGAGQLGDGTTTNRLTPFQVPGLLGITTLSAGISHSLALRSDGTVWAWGSNLYGQLGDGTTTNRPTPFQVLGLLGINALAAGGYHSLASRNDGTTWVWGYNYYRQLGDGTTTDRPTPFQLSSLSGITTLSANIFHSLALRNDGTIRSWGSNSLGRLGDGTLIHRATPVQVSGLSNITALAAGVAHSLALRNNGTVWAWGSNFYDQIGDGTPAIFPVPIQTQLP from the coding sequence ATGAGCCGGGGCGCCATAAGCAGAAGCCTGCCTCATACAGCATTCGCCGTCATCCTGGCAGCCCTCAGTGGCTGCGCCGACTTCGAGCAGGCGGGTGAATCTTTTTGCCAACAGAACCTCTCGCGCTGTGGCCGAGCCACGGAGCCCGAGCCCTCTTCCAATGAAACCATTCCCGACGCTGGGGAGCCCAGTTCCAGCGATTCAGGCCCAGGCACTCCAAACGCGGGGGGATCTGATGCGGGAGTCATGGATTCAGGGGTTCCAGACGTGGCAGCTCCTGACTCGGGCACTCCGGACGCGGGCAGGCCCGATGCAGGAACTTCTCAAGACGCAGGGCTCCCGGACGCAGGTCCACCGCCCAATACACCTCCCACCATTACCGTAAGCTCCCAGTCCGCCTCTCAGGTGGCTGCGCACGGAACTGTCACCTTCTCAGTGGTGGCTCAAGATAATGAGAGCAGTTCACTCCAGTTCTCCTGGAGCGCCAGTACAGGAGCTTTCGGAAGCCCTCAGAGTACTAGCAACTCCAGTATCGTCACTTGGTCCGCCGGGGGTTGTGCAGCCGGTGGCACTGTGACCATCACCGTCAAAGTCTCCGACGCACAAGCTGACTTCTCGACCAAAGCTTTCAGCGTCTCAATGGCTCGCTGTCTACCCACGTCCATTGCAAGTGGGAGTAGACACTCTATTGCCTTGCTTGCGGATGGCACTGTTTGGGCCTGGGGAGACAATACCGCTGGTCAGCTTGGCGACGGTACCTCTACCCTGCGCTACATCCCTTCCCAGGTCTCGGGACTCTCCGGCATCACCGCCCTGGCTGCTGGAGGCTACCACTCTCTGGCCTTGCGCAACGACGGCACTGTCTGGGCCTGGGGCGAAAACTCCTATGGCCAACTGGGTGATGGGACCACCACCGATCGTCTTACCCCCGTCCAAGTACCGGGACTCTCGGGCATCACCACCCTGGCCGCTGGCATCTACCACTCTCTGGCCCTGCGCAACGACGGCACTGTTTGGGCCTGGGGCTATAACAGCGTTGGCCAACTCGGCGATGGAACCACTACCAATCGCCTCACCCCCGTCCAAGTACCGGGGCTCTCGGGCACTACGACTCTGAACGCTGGAGGCGCCCACTCTCTGGCCTTGCGCAACGACGGCACTGTCTGGGCTTGGGGCTACAACGGCTATGGCCAGCTAGGAGCTGGGACCACCACCGATCGTCTCACTCCCCTCCAGATTCCAGGACTTTTAGGCATCACGGCCCTGGCCACTGGAATCTCCCACTCCCTGGCCCTGAGTAACAACGGCACTGTCTGGGCCTGGGGTTTCAACCTCTACGGCCAGTTGGGCGATGGGACGACCACCAATCGCCTTACCCCCGTCCAGGTACCAGGGCTCTCGGGAACTACGACTCTAAACGCTGGAGGCTCCCACTCTCTGGCCTTACGCAACGACGGCACTGTCTGGGCTTGGGGCTACAACAACTATGGCCAAGTGGGCGATGGGAGCACCATCAATCGCCGCACCCCAGTCCAGGTCTCCGGCCTCACGGGCATTACGGTCATGGCCGCTGCAGAATCCCACACTCTGGCTTTGCGCAACGACGGCACTGTCTGGGCTTGGGGCCACAACGGCTATGGCAAGCTGGGCGATGGAACTAGCGCGGAGCGCCTCACCGCTGTCCGAGTCTTAGGCATTTCGGGCATCACAGCCCTAGCAGCTAGAGGCTACCACACTCTGGCCTTGCGCAACGACGGCACTGTCTGGGCTTGGGGCTACAACAACTATGGCCAAGTGGGCGATGGGACCACCACCAATCGCCCCACCCCTTTCCAGCTCTCCGGCCTCTCGGGCATCACGGCCCTGGCCGCTGGAGAATCCCACTCTCTGGCTCTGCGCAATGACGGCACTGTTTGGGCCTGGGGCTATAACGTCGCTGGCCAACTCGGCGATGGGACGACCACCAATCGCCTTACCCCCTTCCAGGTCCCTGGCCTCTCAGGCATTACGGCCCTGGCCGCAGGAGACTTTCACTCTCTGGCGTTGCGCAACGACGGCACTGTCTGGGCCTGGGGCTCCAACGGCGCTGGCCAACTCGGCGATGGGACGACCACCAATCGCCTCACCCCCTTCCAGGTTCCAGGACTTTTAGGCATCACGACCCTGTCTGCTGGAATCTCCCACTCTCTAGCCCTGCGCAGCGACGGCACCGTCTGGGCCTGGGGTTCCAACCTCTACGGCCAACTGGGCGATGGGACCACCACCAATCGCCCCACCCCCTTCCAGGTCTTAGGACTCTTGGGCATCAACGCCCTGGCCGCTGGAGGCTACCACTCTCTGGCCTCGCGCAACGACGGCACTACTTGGGTCTGGGGCTACAATTACTATCGTCAACTGGGCGATGGGACGACCACCGATCGCCCCACCCCTTTCCAGCTCTCCAGCCTCTCAGGCATCACGACCCTGTCGGCTAACATCTTCCACTCTCTGGCCCTTCGCAACGATGGCACTATTCGGTCGTGGGGCAGCAACAGCCTGGGCCGACTCGGCGACGGGACTCTTATTCATCGAGCTACCCCCGTCCAGGTCTCCGGCCTCTCAAACATTACGGCCCTAGCCGCTGGAGTCGCCCACTCTCTGGCCCTTCGCAACAACGGCACCGTCTGGGCCTGGGGTTCAAACTTCTACGACCAGATTGGCGACGGAACTCCTGCAATCTTCCCGGTACCTATACAGACCCAGCTTCCGTAA
- a CDS encoding acyl-CoA dehydrogenase family protein, with the protein MINPFTEEHEAFRKTVRAWVEKELTPHSLEWDRAGIFPREIFKQAGELGFLGINHDPKYGGSGLDYWFVTAFSEELTRSQNAGVNMALLVQSQMATPIINELGTDEQKREFLEPALKGERIAALGVSEPGAGSDVANIKTTARRDGDDYVINGSKMWITNGTRADFITLGVRTGEAGYGGISLVTFPTDVKGFSVSKKLDKVGNLSSDTAILYFEDCRIPRRYVIGEENEGFYHIMTNFQGERLVGAITAVSGMERMVEDSIRYGNEREAFGKPLIKFQVWRHKFVEHLTAIEAAKRLTYHAVALYDAKENPVKEISMAKLFAGDLAQKVAYDCQQFFGGMGYIEETPVARAWRDVRLITIGGGTSEIMKEIISKLYGL; encoded by the coding sequence ATGATCAACCCGTTCACCGAGGAGCATGAGGCCTTTCGCAAGACGGTGCGAGCCTGGGTCGAGAAGGAGCTGACGCCGCACTCGCTGGAGTGGGATCGAGCGGGCATCTTCCCGCGGGAGATCTTCAAGCAGGCGGGGGAGCTGGGGTTCCTGGGGATCAACCACGATCCGAAGTACGGCGGGAGCGGGCTGGACTACTGGTTCGTGACGGCGTTCTCGGAGGAGCTGACGCGGAGCCAGAACGCGGGCGTGAACATGGCGCTGCTGGTGCAGAGCCAGATGGCGACGCCGATCATCAACGAGCTGGGGACGGACGAGCAGAAGCGAGAGTTCCTCGAGCCGGCGCTGAAGGGCGAGCGGATCGCGGCGCTGGGTGTGAGCGAGCCGGGCGCGGGCTCGGACGTGGCGAACATCAAGACGACGGCGCGGCGGGACGGGGATGACTACGTCATCAACGGCTCGAAGATGTGGATCACGAACGGGACGCGGGCGGACTTCATCACGCTGGGAGTGCGCACGGGCGAGGCGGGGTACGGCGGTATTTCCCTGGTGACGTTCCCGACGGATGTGAAGGGCTTCTCGGTGTCGAAGAAGCTGGACAAGGTGGGCAACCTGTCTTCGGACACGGCGATCCTGTACTTCGAGGACTGCCGGATTCCTCGCCGGTATGTGATTGGGGAGGAGAACGAGGGCTTCTACCACATCATGACGAACTTCCAGGGCGAGCGCCTGGTGGGAGCGATCACGGCGGTGTCGGGGATGGAGCGAATGGTGGAGGACTCGATCCGGTACGGCAACGAGCGCGAGGCGTTTGGGAAGCCGCTGATCAAGTTCCAGGTGTGGCGGCACAAGTTCGTGGAGCACCTGACGGCGATCGAGGCGGCGAAGCGGCTGACGTACCACGCGGTGGCGCTATACGACGCGAAGGAGAACCCGGTGAAGGAGATCTCCATGGCGAAGCTATTCGCTGGGGATCTGGCGCAGAAGGTGGCCTACGACTGCCAGCAGTTCTTCGGAGGCATGGGCTACATCGAGGAGACGCCGGTGGCGCGGGCGTGGCGTGACGTGCGCCTCATCACCATCGGCGGTGGTACTTCGGAGATCATGAAGGAGATCATCTCCAAGCTGTACGGGCTCTGA
- a CDS encoding AMP-binding protein yields MSDSLFTRISTAEASRGVYLSEDFADPPVALTYGELPARIVGCAEHFRQQGVKPGDKILFPFETSEAVVLSFLGLLELGALPLSVKPYILSTPKQAYRDFLSRISERHGVSLLLDSPSLKGLELPLRRVALPPTGVRAEGGRLREPAPQELAFVQFSSGSTAFPKGVPITWGNLTANLRMITGHMGFSSADRGCSWLPLYHDMGLVGGLLACVYGGCDIHISQPSSFLLDPMGWLEFMSRNRGTLAVIPNFAIDYSLKYLAELDEEELARLELSSLRAIYLGSEPINIPNLERFMALMGPRGLRRSAIKPCYGMAEAVLMVSCAGPEGGRVVTAPNGQSAISLGPPLSEFQLRLRTEDGRVCGERELGEIELRGGSLADAYYADERPLRGEEGFYATGDLGFVDGGELFITGRVNDRIKINGQSYFSSDFEQAIERLPFIRPGRSVVIQTQGRMVVLAEVHSPSVLERRAQSQQQVCSAILEAVGVTVALQDVLFIRYGQILKTSSGKLQRRAMTEAFEQGRIRVASPLELRADLLRLRAERLFYGSLFEVRRRGSRWLEMLHRFRAGRSRGEPGGQSPPSS; encoded by the coding sequence ATGTCCGACAGCCTCTTCACGCGCATCTCCACGGCCGAGGCCTCGCGGGGCGTGTACCTCTCTGAGGACTTCGCGGATCCTCCTGTGGCCCTCACGTATGGAGAGCTGCCCGCCCGGATCGTGGGCTGCGCGGAGCACTTTCGGCAGCAGGGCGTGAAGCCCGGGGACAAGATCCTCTTTCCGTTCGAGACCTCGGAGGCGGTGGTCCTCTCCTTCCTGGGGTTGCTGGAGCTGGGGGCGCTGCCGCTCTCGGTGAAGCCCTACATCCTCAGCACTCCGAAGCAGGCCTACCGGGACTTTCTCTCGCGGATCTCCGAGCGCCATGGCGTGTCCCTGCTGTTGGATTCACCGAGCTTGAAGGGGCTGGAGCTGCCGCTGCGGCGTGTGGCGCTTCCTCCGACGGGAGTCCGGGCGGAGGGAGGGCGGCTGCGAGAGCCTGCTCCGCAAGAGCTGGCCTTCGTGCAGTTCTCCTCGGGCTCCACGGCGTTCCCGAAGGGCGTGCCCATTACCTGGGGGAACCTGACCGCCAACCTGCGGATGATCACCGGCCACATGGGCTTCAGCTCGGCCGATCGCGGGTGCAGCTGGCTGCCGCTGTACCACGACATGGGGCTGGTGGGCGGGCTGCTGGCTTGCGTGTACGGCGGCTGTGACATCCACATCTCGCAGCCCTCGTCATTTCTTTTGGACCCGATGGGCTGGCTGGAGTTCATGTCGCGGAACCGCGGCACGCTGGCCGTCATCCCCAACTTCGCGATCGACTACTCGCTGAAGTACCTGGCCGAGCTGGACGAGGAGGAGCTGGCGCGCCTGGAGCTGAGCTCGCTGCGGGCCATCTACCTGGGCAGCGAGCCCATCAACATCCCCAACCTGGAGCGCTTCATGGCGTTGATGGGGCCTCGGGGGCTGCGGCGCAGCGCGATCAAGCCCTGCTACGGCATGGCCGAGGCCGTGCTGATGGTCTCCTGCGCGGGCCCCGAGGGCGGCCGGGTCGTCACGGCTCCCAATGGCCAGTCAGCCATCTCGCTCGGGCCGCCGCTGAGCGAGTTCCAGCTGCGGCTGCGCACCGAGGACGGGCGCGTGTGCGGCGAGCGCGAGCTGGGCGAGATCGAGCTGCGAGGGGGAAGCCTCGCGGACGCGTACTACGCCGACGAGCGCCCGCTGCGGGGCGAGGAGGGCTTCTACGCCACGGGCGATCTGGGCTTCGTGGACGGCGGGGAGCTGTTCATCACCGGCCGCGTCAACGATCGGATCAAGATCAACGGGCAGAGCTACTTCTCCAGTGACTTCGAGCAGGCCATCGAGCGGCTGCCGTTCATCCGCCCTGGCCGGTCGGTGGTGATCCAAACGCAGGGAAGGATGGTGGTGCTGGCCGAGGTCCACTCTCCCTCGGTGCTGGAGCGGCGGGCTCAGAGCCAGCAGCAGGTGTGCTCGGCGATCCTGGAGGCTGTGGGCGTCACGGTGGCGCTGCAGGACGTGCTGTTCATCCGCTACGGGCAGATCCTGAAGACGAGCAGCGGCAAGCTCCAGCGCCGCGCCATGACCGAGGCCTTCGAGCAGGGACGGATCCGCGTCGCCTCGCCTCTGGAACTGCGCGCGGATCTGCTGCGCCTGCGTGCGGAGCGGCTCTTCTATGGCTCGCTGTTCGAGGTCCGCCGGCGTGGGAGCCGTTGGCTCGAAATGCTGCATCGGTTCAGGGCTGGACGGTCCCGAGGGGAGCCGGGAGGCCAATCGCCTCCTTCGTCCTGA
- a CDS encoding acyl-CoA thioesterase: protein MRLEDSSLTLRVRPNDLDSLGHVNNATVLEYLETGRWAWLEQNGMRQGAAVIGLTLRVEVDYLKEISPPDVVIWTHLEEPTPEELGDAEAVNYRVRFHQKILVGTARQVAVEAHVQAGFVRAADRSLCSVQEFLEAARLPKS, encoded by the coding sequence GTGCGCCTTGAAGACTCCTCCCTGACGCTGCGCGTGCGCCCCAACGATCTGGACAGCCTGGGGCACGTGAACAACGCGACGGTGCTCGAGTACTTGGAGACCGGACGCTGGGCGTGGCTGGAGCAGAATGGCATGCGCCAGGGCGCTGCGGTCATTGGGCTCACGCTGCGCGTCGAGGTGGACTACCTCAAGGAGATCTCACCGCCGGACGTGGTGATCTGGACGCACCTGGAGGAGCCCACGCCGGAGGAGCTGGGCGACGCGGAGGCGGTGAACTACCGCGTGCGCTTCCACCAGAAGATCCTGGTGGGGACCGCGCGCCAGGTGGCGGTGGAGGCGCATGTCCAGGCCGGGTTCGTGCGCGCGGCGGATCGCTCCCTGTGCTCCGTGCAGGAGTTCCTGGAGGCGGCGCGCCTTCCGAAGTCCTGA
- a CDS encoding holo-ACP synthase, with translation MDGAGRVLMGLGHDLQALYELKDVEHLWTPGVFFTEQETERFRQSVAPIESLAAGFSCKEALFKALPAIEGWHWTDAEVVHDERHAPRFRFHGPLHEHLEQRGWQALLSISHSGGFVSTVVIVSTS, from the coding sequence GTGGATGGAGCTGGTCGGGTGCTGATGGGCCTGGGGCACGATCTGCAGGCGCTCTACGAGTTGAAGGACGTGGAGCACCTGTGGACGCCGGGCGTGTTCTTCACGGAGCAGGAGACGGAGCGCTTCCGTCAGAGCGTGGCTCCGATCGAGAGCCTCGCGGCGGGCTTCTCCTGCAAGGAGGCCCTGTTCAAGGCGCTGCCGGCCATCGAGGGCTGGCACTGGACGGACGCCGAGGTCGTCCACGACGAGCGTCACGCGCCCCGTTTTCGCTTCCACGGCCCGCTGCACGAGCACCTGGAACAGCGCGGCTGGCAGGCGCTGCTCTCCATCTCCCACAGCGGTGGCTTCGTCTCCACCGTTGTCATCGTCTCCACGAGCTGA
- a CDS encoding ferritin-like domain-containing protein, producing MSSVVSRTSMPAVARPEPRLYEVPPLEADSSEPLGPSRPGVIRDLYRAFKEEGRTLMDITWEQHRLHESRRWSAVELLSAVQLDQLTEQDRFVVWSAGRAEMTAKPSADRMSRLADSECRRFLEKDPVVASIIQSLGTWTRYWNEEESHHEMGFSQLARMLGFAPFDDATVIDQRKVFPDDDLLRTVTMLSFSEGIAAVNYGQYGRRAKDPGLKLLLKHVGADEVQHMQYFTSFAKALVDSGAYAMKECFAVAHFFLRDGGELYGSARAHVETRTTHTNWWDHLDAVAGEAAVAPEMIERKRSLILHSLKRITGISCASAEQVEDQWMELVGC from the coding sequence ATGAGTTCCGTCGTGAGCCGTACCTCGATGCCCGCTGTCGCCCGGCCCGAGCCGCGGCTGTACGAAGTGCCCCCGCTCGAGGCGGACAGCTCGGAGCCGCTCGGGCCGTCTCGTCCCGGGGTGATCCGGGATCTGTACCGGGCCTTCAAGGAAGAGGGCCGGACGCTGATGGACATCACCTGGGAGCAGCACCGGCTCCACGAATCACGGCGCTGGAGCGCGGTGGAACTGCTGTCGGCGGTGCAGCTGGATCAGCTCACCGAGCAGGATCGGTTCGTGGTGTGGAGCGCGGGGCGGGCGGAGATGACGGCCAAGCCGAGCGCGGATCGCATGAGCCGCTTGGCGGACAGTGAGTGCCGGCGCTTCCTGGAGAAGGATCCGGTGGTGGCCTCCATCATCCAGTCGCTGGGCACGTGGACGCGCTACTGGAACGAGGAGGAGAGCCACCACGAGATGGGGTTCAGCCAGCTGGCGCGGATGCTGGGCTTCGCGCCGTTCGATGACGCGACGGTCATCGACCAGCGCAAGGTGTTCCCGGACGATGATCTGCTGCGCACGGTGACGATGCTGTCGTTCTCCGAGGGCATCGCGGCGGTGAACTACGGCCAATATGGGCGGCGGGCGAAGGATCCGGGGCTCAAGCTGCTGCTCAAGCACGTGGGGGCGGACGAGGTGCAGCACATGCAGTACTTCACCTCGTTCGCCAAGGCGCTGGTGGACAGCGGGGCGTACGCGATGAAGGAGTGCTTCGCGGTGGCCCACTTCTTCCTGCGGGACGGGGGCGAGCTCTACGGCAGCGCGCGCGCGCACGTGGAGACGCGCACCACGCACACCAACTGGTGGGATCACCTGGACGCCGTGGCGGGCGAGGCCGCGGTGGCCCCCGAGATGATCGAGCGCAAGCGCTCGCTCATCCTCCACTCCCTCAAGCGCATCACCGGCATCTCCTGTGCTTCCGCCGAGCAGGTTGAGGATCAGTGGATGGAGCTGGTCGGGTGCTGA
- a CDS encoding CaiB/BaiF CoA transferase family protein, with amino-acid sequence MNSLPLTGLKVLDLSRLLPGPYATLVLADLGATVDKVEEPDGGDYIRQMPPLRDDESALFYGLNRNKRSLTLNLKSPEGRDALKRLVRGYDVLVESFRPGVMDKLGVGEAALRAENPRLIYCAISGYGQTGPDRLKAGHDINYVARAGALGYGGVAGGAPAFPGVQIGDIGGGSLFALVGILAALHERERTGRGRFVDVSMTEGSMAFLHMHLAARLFMGEQGQPLQRGREALNGGYACYGLYRTKDDRWLAVGALEPKFFSGLCERLGRMDLFESGYDVNGGAERVKAELARLFAEHPLAHWQQLFAGTDLCIEPVLEGDEVLADAQHRARGLFAEVEDPQRGLKVTHLLTPLRMGETPLRPPPTLGQHSREILSEAGFASDALAKLGL; translated from the coding sequence ATGAACTCGCTGCCGCTCACCGGCCTCAAGGTGCTGGATCTGTCCCGCCTGCTGCCGGGCCCCTACGCCACGCTCGTCCTCGCGGACCTGGGCGCCACCGTGGACAAGGTGGAGGAGCCCGACGGAGGCGACTACATCCGCCAGATGCCGCCCCTGCGCGACGACGAGAGCGCGCTCTTCTACGGGCTCAACCGCAACAAGCGCTCCCTCACGCTCAACCTCAAGTCCCCCGAGGGCCGTGACGCGCTCAAGCGCCTGGTGCGCGGCTACGACGTGCTGGTGGAGAGCTTCCGGCCCGGGGTGATGGACAAGCTCGGGGTGGGGGAGGCGGCCCTGCGCGCGGAGAACCCGCGCCTCATTTACTGCGCCATCTCCGGCTACGGGCAGACGGGGCCGGACCGGCTCAAGGCGGGGCATGACATCAACTACGTGGCCCGTGCGGGGGCGCTCGGCTACGGCGGAGTGGCGGGCGGGGCGCCGGCCTTCCCGGGCGTGCAGATCGGCGACATTGGCGGAGGGAGCCTCTTCGCGCTGGTGGGCATCCTCGCGGCGCTGCACGAGCGCGAGCGCACCGGGCGCGGCCGCTTCGTGGACGTGTCCATGACGGAGGGCTCCATGGCTTTCCTCCACATGCACCTGGCCGCGCGGCTCTTCATGGGCGAGCAGGGGCAGCCGCTCCAGCGCGGGCGCGAGGCGCTCAACGGCGGCTATGCGTGCTACGGCCTCTACCGCACGAAGGACGACCGGTGGCTGGCGGTGGGCGCGCTGGAGCCCAAGTTCTTCTCCGGCCTGTGCGAGCGCCTGGGGCGCATGGACCTCTTCGAGTCCGGGTACGACGTGAACGGGGGCGCCGAGCGGGTGAAGGCGGAGCTGGCGCGCCTGTTCGCGGAGCACCCGCTGGCTCACTGGCAGCAGCTCTTCGCGGGCACGGACTTGTGCATCGAGCCCGTGCTGGAGGGCGACGAGGTGCTGGCCGACGCGCAGCACCGCGCCCGGGGCCTCTTCGCCGAGGTGGAGGACCCCCAGCGAGGCCTCAAGGTGACGCACCTGCTCACACCCCTGCGCATGGGAGAGACGCCTTTGAGGCCTCCGCCAACGCTTGGGCAGCACTCCCGGGAGATTCTCTCCGAGGCGGGTTTCGCCTCTGATGCGCTGGCGAAGCTGGGGTTGTAG
- a CDS encoding SCP2 sterol-binding domain-containing protein, whose product MTSKDIIETEIPAALQAKPELAKDINSIIHFNISGDGGGNWTLDLTKPSDWVSSGHNGTPKMTISVSNGDFVAIREKKMNAQMAAMSGKLKFKPMDMGLAMKLAKLLG is encoded by the coding sequence ATGACGTCGAAGGACATCATCGAGACGGAGATTCCGGCTGCGCTCCAGGCGAAGCCGGAGCTGGCCAAGGACATCAATTCGATCATCCACTTCAACATCTCGGGTGATGGCGGCGGCAACTGGACGCTGGATCTGACGAAGCCCTCCGACTGGGTGTCCTCGGGCCACAACGGCACGCCGAAGATGACCATCTCGGTGAGCAACGGCGACTTCGTGGCCATCCGTGAGAAGAAGATGAACGCCCAGATGGCGGCCATGTCCGGCAAGCTCAAGTTCAAGCCGATGGACATGGGCTTGGCGATGAAGCTGGCCAAGCTGCTCGGCTAG
- a CDS encoding response regulator, giving the protein MENPGASTGDDFLAAHNTPHTGSAVILVVDDDPDILEALSEILEAEGFEIRRARNGKEALDRLEPDPPRLILLDLMMPVMDGWEFAQRMRQRPEFSKIPIIVLSADRNVGPKAQDIGAVGHLAKPFELNDLLEMVRRALKGPSAETPPPK; this is encoded by the coding sequence ATGGAGAATCCTGGCGCCTCGACGGGAGACGACTTTCTGGCCGCGCACAACACACCTCACACCGGTTCGGCTGTCATCCTGGTCGTGGACGACGACCCGGACATTCTGGAGGCCCTTTCGGAGATCCTGGAGGCCGAGGGCTTTGAGATCCGCCGTGCGCGCAACGGCAAGGAGGCGCTGGACCGGCTGGAGCCGGATCCCCCGCGGCTCATCCTCCTGGACCTGATGATGCCGGTGATGGACGGCTGGGAGTTCGCCCAGCGCATGCGCCAGCGCCCTGAGTTCTCGAAGATCCCCATCATCGTCCTGAGCGCCGATCGCAACGTAGGCCCCAAGGCGCAGGACATTGGCGCCGTGGGCCACCTGGCCAAGCCCTTCGAGCTCAACGATCTGCTCGAGATGGTGCGCCGCGCCCTCAAGGGGCCTTCGGCAGAGACTCCGCCGCCGAAGTAG